From Bradyrhizobium erythrophlei:
CCAGCCGCGATGCCAGCCGCCGCCATGCCAGCCACCGTGCCAGCCGCCCCAGGCCGAGGCGGAGGTCGGCGCCAACGCGGCCGCTCCAAGCGAAGCTGCGGCGACGGCAACAAGCGAGAGTTTGCGTAACATGGTCGTCTCCTCGGGGTTCGGCGCGGTCAGCGCCATCGATGAGGTTTTCCCGTTGACGCCCCCTCGAGCGGGAGCGTTCGGTCGATGGCAGCCTAGGCCTCCCAGGCTGAACGAGGACCGCACGGCCGTGTCAGGGAGGGTTAATCTTCGTGAAATTGTTGTAATTCATCTGCCCCGCCGCGGCTCGCCCGGCAAGGCGTCTCGCCGGGTCGCTTGCCGTTGGCCGTCGGCGCCGATATAAGCCCCGCAACTTCCCAGCAGCTTTGCAAGGACGAAATCATGGCGATTGAACGCACCTTTTCGATTATCAAGCCCGACGCGACCGCGCGCAATCTGACCGGCGCGATCAACGCGCTGATCGAGAAGGCCGGACTGCGCATCGTTGCGCAGAAGCGCATCCAGATGACCCGCGCACAGGCCGAAACCTTCTACGCCGTCCACAAAGCGCGTCCGTTCTTCGGCGAACTGGTGGACTTCATGATTTCCGCGCCGGTCGTGGTCCAGGTCCTCGAAGGCGAGGGCGCCGTGCTCAAGTACCGCGACGTCATGGGCGCGACCGATCCTGCCAAGGCGGCGGAGGGCACGATCCGCAAGGTGCATGCGAAGTCGATCGGCGAGAACTCGGTGCATGGATCGGACGCTCCGGAGACGGCCGCGATCGAGATCGCGCAGTTCTTCTCGGGCAACGAGATCGTCGGCTGATTGCGGCCGGCGCGCGCAAGCCGGCCGGCGA
This genomic window contains:
- the ndk gene encoding nucleoside-diphosphate kinase, which codes for MAIERTFSIIKPDATARNLTGAINALIEKAGLRIVAQKRIQMTRAQAETFYAVHKARPFFGELVDFMISAPVVVQVLEGEGAVLKYRDVMGATDPAKAAEGTIRKVHAKSIGENSVHGSDAPETAAIEIAQFFSGNEIVG
- a CDS encoding sulfur globule protein precursor; the encoded protein is MLRKLSLVAVAAASLGAAALAPTSASAWGGWHGGWHGGGWHRGWVGPRFYVGGPTYYGYGGCYARQLVPTPWGPRWRLVNRCY